The segment AATGATTTATTTAAACTTGGAACATTAGATGCTCATCATTGGATGATTGTTGTGATGTTGATGTTTGTACCAATGATTATTGTTGAAATTATGAAACTACTTAAACTTAACGGTAAACATTAATTAAATTGAATAACCAAAGAGAGGAATAACCTCTCTTTTTTTATCACGATAAGACGAGTTTCACCTTTAAATAGAAGGGTCTATGTTATAATAGGCTTATAAAAAAGGGGATGGGTTTTTGATATGCACATAACGAAAATCTTTAATAATAACTGTGTCGCTACATTTATCGATGGAGAAGATATGGTTGTTACGGGTTCAGGAATCGGTTTCCAACATAAAATAGGGGACGAAATTGATGCTGCGCGCATCGAAAAAATGTTTAAAGTGGTAAGTGATAGCCAAGACGACTTTGAACAACTACTTAATAAAATACCAGTGGATTATTTTGAAGCGACGCGGGCCATCGTAGAATATGCACATTCTGTTTTGGATATATCACTGAGTGATACGATCAACGTGGCACTTACAGATCATATCTATTATGCAGTACTCAGATCGAAAGAGGATGTGGAATTACCAGGACTGTTTACAGAAGAGATTAAAATGTATTATCCTGATGAATTTAAAGTAGGTACATGGGTTTTGAATTATATTAATAAACTGTTTGAGGTTTCTTTGCCTCAAGATGAAATTGGGTACCTTGTCATTCATATTGTGAATGCAAGTAATGGAAATATATCGCACCAAGCTCAAAATACTATGATGTTTTTAAAGGATGTTATGGCGATTGTTCAGAGTGAGTTGGGTATAAAGATGAATACCAGTCAACCTGCGTATACACGTCTAGCAACCCACTTAAAATATCTTGCACAGCGAATTATTGGCAATCCAAGTTCCAGTCATCCATTTGATGAAAGTATAGGTGAACTCAATTTATTTATTGCGGCGAAGCTAAAAAAGTATAACGATTGTGTCGCGAAGATTAATCAATACGTCAATACACGATTCGATTATGAACTCTCGATGGATGAGCGCATGTATCTTGCCATACATCTATACCAAATTATGAAGCATGAAAAAAACCGGTAGCGATACCGGTTTTTTTATAGAGTAGGATAATACGTATACGATTATTTGATTAAATTTTTGAATTCATCGGCTACGAACTGAACGTTTGTACCAACGATAACTTGGAGACTGCTTCCACCGGGTCTTACAATACCAGCAGCACCGGTTCCTTTGATGGCTTTCTCGTCAACGTTTCCTGTGTCAAAGAGTTCAAGACGTAAGCGTGTTGTACAGTAGTCAATGCTCTTAACGTTCTCTTTACCACCAAGTGCATTAAGAATAACTTCAGCTTGGTGTGCAAATTTACTGTCGGTTGAAGCAAGCACTGAATCATCAAGTAGGACTTCTTCACGACCTGGTGTTTTAATATTAAACTTAACAATTAAGAAGCGGAAGAGTACATAATAAATTGCGAAGTATGCAATTCCAAATACAACGATCATATAAGGCTTGTTTGCAAGTGGTAGACGTGAGCTTAAGAATAAGTCAACAAATCCAGCACTAAATCCAAATCCTGCCGTCCATCCAAAGGATGAAACAATAAATAATGAAAGTCCCGTAAGGATTGCATGCACTAAGTATAATGCAGGCGCAACAAACATAAATGAGAATTCAATTGGTTCTGTTACCCCTGTAAAGAATGCTGAGAAACCTGCTGAAAGCATAAGTGATCCCACAACTTTTTTATTTTCAGGTTTTGCCGATTGATACATTGCAAGACCAGCACCACAGAGTCCAAACATCATAACTGGGAAGAAACCAGCTTGATACATTCCGGTAATACCTTTAACACCGGTACCACCCCAGAAGTTTCCAATATCGTTAATACCAATTGTGTCAAACCAGAATACGGAGTTTAAAGCGTGGTGTAATCCTGTAGGGATTAAGAGACGGTTGAAGAAACCGAATAAACCTGCTCCAAGAGGACCCATCGCAGAAATTGCGGTACCAAAGGATACAAGTCCACCATAAACGATTGGCCAGATATAGAGTAATGCAATGGAGATTGGCATCATCACAACTGCAGTCATAATTGGTGCCAAGCGTTTACCACTAAAGAATGCGAGTGCGGTTGGGAGTTCTGTTTTGGAGAATTTGTTGTACA is part of the Erysipelothrix piscisicarius genome and harbors:
- a CDS encoding PRD domain-containing protein, with translation MHITKIFNNNCVATFIDGEDMVVTGSGIGFQHKIGDEIDAARIEKMFKVVSDSQDDFEQLLNKIPVDYFEATRAIVEYAHSVLDISLSDTINVALTDHIYYAVLRSKEDVELPGLFTEEIKMYYPDEFKVGTWVLNYINKLFEVSLPQDEIGYLVIHIVNASNGNISHQAQNTMMFLKDVMAIVQSELGIKMNTSQPAYTRLATHLKYLAQRIIGNPSSSHPFDESIGELNLFIAAKLKKYNDCVAKINQYVNTRFDYELSMDERMYLAIHLYQIMKHEKNR
- the nagE gene encoding N-acetylglucosamine-specific PTS transporter subunit IIBC, with translation MMKHLQKLGRALMLPVAVLPAASLLMGIGYWIDPVGWGANSVLAAFLIGSGKAIIEKLPIIFAVGIAYGLSNDKDGAASLSGLVGFLMITTLLSVGSVANLKGIAPEAVNAAFGKIDNAFIGIISGVVGALMYNKFSKTELPTALAFFSGKRLAPIMTAVVMMPISIALLYIWPIVYGGLVSFGTAISAMGPLGAGLFGFFNRLLIPTGLHHALNSVFWFDTIGINDIGNFWGGTGVKGITGMYQAGFFPVMMFGLCGAGLAMYQSAKPENKKVVGSLMLSAGFSAFFTGVTEPIEFSFMFVAPALYLVHAILTGLSLFIVSSFGWTAGFGFSAGFVDLFLSSRLPLANKPYMIVVFGIAYFAIYYVLFRFLIVKFNIKTPGREEVLLDDSVLASTDSKFAHQAEVILNALGGKENVKSIDYCTTRLRLELFDTGNVDEKAIKGTGAAGIVRPGGSSLQVIVGTNVQFVADEFKNLIK